From Miscanthus floridulus cultivar M001 chromosome 15, ASM1932011v1, whole genome shotgun sequence, the proteins below share one genomic window:
- the LOC136509415 gene encoding putative disease resistance RPP13-like protein 2, translating to MAEAIIGPLVGRLQEVAVGEARALVGVNADIHRLRDKLMWLQAFLREADTRRRAVTDEVTRVWTLQTRDAVFDAEDALDHYHLHVDMSRYPRWARPTMIYLETFTIQVRMRRGLSRKIRAINMRLDGIIEDKDKYKIEDSNKKTDVTWKPSTSTSINYTHRKLDDVHDSDEVIYVEEHKQLEDALVNNLTEHQVCKEHYPVMITVSGESGIGKTTLVRDIYKKMEKKKVFQVQAMESFAPYLTAPNILQQITQQLTEDDTNCPKEMAQKMLKNKLKNKKYLLVIDGEVSGTEWKHFLTSIPVGTRGSRVVHITQGKPEEPPSSYHHVTIQLKKLTEDASMSLFHQRLPKELQDKNLKKYQKSIFKITQGLPLAVVLLSGLVQTKVFPSEWVKVFHYLKSKPSANLESMLSVCFDDLPHELKCCFLYFAALPTNTTIEARSLVFMWVAEGFLSSKGGKTMEKIGYIYLSELINRNLVNRVKMDDDSSFGSMSVTIQNKVHDFLQIEAHEASFVEVHSHDDIPTLTSARRLSLQNYTDKYAVLAHPLPKLRSIFSQYEQEPNKGDQGHRSKGSRAYMFHLSQRRAISKMKKDIRSHIKELFHGSEFLRVINLQGIEIGETLTSAIGNVVHLQYLGITSCSLKHIPRSIGRLTSLQTLDVRETNVRELPRSFWMIKTLRHVLGFVLRLPKQIGNLKQLHTLDSIDLEEVSEELTLERTLGEMIHLEFLSIWHISHVNVKALSGALDKLESLRTLILEGKIIPSNVFTTASLRRVKFMFLSGDLVHSSDLDGSESFCLPNLIMLSLEKTYVTQEFISKLSELPFLATLALYPGSYKDKKLVFASSKFPRLKKIKMIDVEVLEIVEVEVSMVPELKELEIHSPFTGCYHDIDLGNDKKRSQKTRIVVDLKKENNYVHEENDDMSEWWMIFA from the exons ACAAGCTCATGTGGCTGCAGGCCTTCCTCCGCGAGGCCGACACCAGGCGCCGGGCCGTCACCGACGAAGTCACCAGGGTCTGGACGCTGCAGACGCGGGACGCCGTCTTCGACgccgaggacgccctcgatcattACCATCTCCATGTGGACATGTCCAG GTACCCAAGGTGGGCTCGTCCTACTATGATATATCTTGAAACATTCACAATTCAAGTACGGATGAGACGCGGCCTATCTAGAAAAATTAGAGCCATCAACATGAGGCTTGATGGCATCATTGAAGACAAAGATAAATACAAGATAGAGGATTCCAACAAGAAGACAGATGTGACATGGAAACCTTCTACCTCAACATCTATAAATTACACTCATAGAAAGTT GGATGATGTCCATGATTCAGATGAGGTGATATATGTGGAGGAGCACAAACAATTAGAGGATGCCCTTGTTAATAACCTAACTGAACACCAAGTGTGCAAAGAACACTATCCAGTCATGATCACTGTTTCCGGAGAAAGTGGTATTGGCAAGACAACTCTTGTGAGAGACATATACAAAaaaatggaaaagaagaaagtgtTTCAAGTGCAAGCCATGGAAAGTTTTGCACCTTATTTGACTGCTCCCAACATCCTTCAACAAATTACTCAACAACTGACAGAAGACGACACGAATTGCCCTAAAGAAATGGCACAGAAGATGctgaaaaataaattaaaaaataagAAATACTTGCTCGTGATAGATGGTGAAGTCAGTGGTACTGAGTGGAAGCACTTTTTGACTAGCATCCCAGTTGGCACTAGGGGTAGTAGAGTAGTGCATATCACACAAGGTAAACCAGAAGAGCCACCTAGCAGCTACCATCATGTCACCATTCAGTTAAAAAAACTTACAGAAGATGCTTCCATGTCATTGTTTCATCAGAGGCTACCTAAGGAACTGCAAGATAAAAACCTTAAGAAGTACCAAAAGAGTATTTTCAAAATCACCCAAGGGTTACCTTTGGCGGTTGTTCTTTTATCAGGTCTTGTGCAAACCAAGGTGTTCCCAAGTGAGTGGGTGAAGGTTTTTCACTACCTTAAGTCCAAGCCATCAGCGAATCTTGAAAGCATGCTGTCAGTTTGCTTTGATGATCTTCCACATGAGCTAAAATGTTGCTTCCTCTACTTTGCTGCGTTGCCAACCAACACTACAATTGAGGCACGCAGCTTGGTATTTATGTGGGTTGCAGAGGGATTTCTAAGTTCAAAGGGCGGGAAGACAATGGAGAAGATTGGCTACATCTACCTATCTGAGTTGATTAATCGGAATCTTGTCAACCGAGTGAAAATGGATGATGATTCCAGTTTTGGGAGTATGTCGGTCACAATCCAAAACAAAGTCCATGACTTTTTGCAGATAGAAGCACATGAAGCAAGCTTCGTGGAGGTCCATAGCCATGATGATATCCCTACATTAACTAGTGCTCGCCGCCTCTCTCTGCAGAACTACACTGACAAATATGCTGTCCTAGCCCATCCATTGCCAAAGCTACGATCCATCTTCTCTCAGTATGAACAAGAGCCTAATAAAGGTGATCAGGGGCACAGGTCCAAAGGAAGTCGGGCATATATGTTTCATTTATCTCAACGAAGGGCAATctctaagatgaagaaagacatCAGATCTCACATCAAGGAACTGTTTCATGGATCTGAGTTTCTCCGTGTCATCAATCTGCAAGGCATTGAGATTGGTGAGACTTTGACAAGTGCAATTGGCAATGTTGTGCACTTGCAGTACCTTGGCATCACATCATGTTCACTGAAACATATCCCACGGTCCATCGGAAGACTCACTAGCCTCCAAACATTGGATGTGAGGGAAACTAATGTCCGAGAGCTCCCAAGGTCCTTTTGGATGATTAAGACCCTGAGACATGTCCTTGGTTTTGTCCTCAGACTGCCCAAGCAAATTGGCAACTTGAAGCAGCTGCATACACTTGACTCCATAGATCTTGAAGAAGTTTCAGAGGAGCTGACTTTGGAAAGGACACTAGGAGAGATGATCCATCTTGAGTTCTTGTCAATCTGGCATATCTCACATGTCAATGTGAAAGCTCTTTCTGGTGCTCTAGACAAACTTGAGAGCCTTAGGACCCTGATCTTAGAAGGTAAAATTATTCCTTCAAATGTCTTCACCACCGCTTCCCTCCGACGTGTCAAGTTTATGTTCCTAAGTGGGGATCTGGTACATTCATCTGATCTAGATGGTAGTGAATCCTTTTGTCTCCCTAATCTCATCATGCTTTCTCTGGAGAAAACATATGTGACTCAGGAATTCATTAGCAAGCTGTCTGAGCTGCCATTTCTTGCCACCCTTGCATTGTACCCTGGCTCGTACAAGGACAAGAAACTTGTATTTGCTTCATCCAAATTTCCACGCCTCAAAAAGATCAAGATGATTGATGTGGAAGTGCTGGAGATTGTTGAAGTTGAGGTGAGCATGGTTCCTGAGCTCAAAGAGTTGGAAATTCACTCCCCATTCACAGGTTGTTATCATGATATTGACCTGGGTAATGACAAGAAACGTTCTCAAAAAACAAGGATCGTGGTTGATCTTAAGAAAGAGAATAATTATGTTCATGAAGAAAATGATGATATGTCTGAATGGTGGATGATATTCGCATGA